A stretch of Rhodohalobacter mucosus DNA encodes these proteins:
- a CDS encoding M48 family metalloprotease has product MKQLLLHLIATLTLFAFVSSCSIQESPITGSKRAYAYSWEQEIELGRNADSEIVAQFGEYPDEQVAGYVDRLSREILGESHLRREDVPEKYQNTEFTFRVLDSPVVNAFALPGGYVYVTRGLLAHLNNEAQLAVVQGHEIGHVAARHASQRGLQQTIGQFAVVGGAILGQELLGLPGESLLNLSSTAAQLLFLSYSRDNERESDKLGVEYAAMNGYAAEEGAEFFTSLKRISEESGQTIPNMLSSHPDPGEREQNIPRMAREWEEKGYEQTIRNTESYMQMLDGIIYGDNPRNGYVTDGRFVHPEMRFQFNAAEGWQVINEASRVIQVNENGNAVIIFSIDSEADGARQSVEKYEGEEGFTTLESGDVVTSDRWPAYRGVYSVQTDSGELTVHVVSVEFNSRVYQFLSYTSSEAYDDFEPAFDGVSLSFDELSDPSILNIEPVRLRIERTSESALFRNLLPGTLPMDITPEEIAILNQVNLDERIEAGTFIKIPTQ; this is encoded by the coding sequence ATGAAACAGTTATTGTTACATCTGATTGCCACTCTTACTCTGTTTGCGTTTGTATCGTCCTGCTCGATTCAGGAAAGCCCGATTACAGGATCAAAAAGAGCTTATGCCTACAGCTGGGAGCAGGAAATAGAATTAGGACGAAATGCCGACAGTGAAATTGTAGCACAGTTTGGGGAATATCCTGACGAACAGGTGGCTGGTTATGTTGACAGGCTGAGCCGTGAGATTCTCGGTGAAAGCCATCTTCGCAGGGAGGATGTACCGGAAAAATATCAGAATACGGAGTTTACGTTCCGAGTTCTCGACAGCCCGGTTGTAAATGCATTTGCCCTGCCGGGCGGTTACGTTTATGTAACAAGGGGGCTGCTTGCCCATCTGAATAATGAAGCCCAGCTGGCTGTTGTTCAGGGGCATGAAATCGGACATGTTGCCGCCCGGCATGCTTCCCAGCGAGGGCTTCAGCAAACGATCGGGCAGTTTGCAGTTGTTGGAGGTGCAATTCTGGGCCAGGAACTTCTGGGGCTGCCGGGTGAAAGCCTGCTGAACCTGAGCAGTACTGCTGCACAGCTCCTTTTTCTCAGCTACAGCCGTGACAATGAGAGAGAATCTGACAAACTGGGAGTGGAATATGCCGCGATGAACGGTTATGCGGCAGAAGAGGGAGCTGAATTTTTCACAAGCCTGAAAAGAATCTCGGAAGAATCGGGGCAAACCATACCAAATATGCTATCGAGCCACCCGGATCCCGGTGAACGCGAGCAGAATATTCCGCGTATGGCCCGTGAGTGGGAGGAGAAAGGCTATGAACAAACCATTCGCAACACGGAAAGCTACATGCAGATGCTGGATGGTATCATCTATGGTGATAATCCGCGGAATGGTTATGTAACCGATGGGCGATTTGTACATCCTGAAATGCGTTTTCAGTTCAATGCGGCCGAAGGATGGCAGGTGATAAATGAAGCATCGCGTGTAATACAGGTGAATGAAAATGGAAATGCAGTCATCATTTTCAGTATCGATTCAGAAGCAGACGGTGCGCGGCAGTCGGTTGAGAAGTATGAGGGTGAGGAAGGCTTCACAACGCTTGAAAGCGGAGACGTGGTGACAAGCGACAGATGGCCGGCATACCGCGGGGTCTACAGCGTTCAAACTGACAGCGGGGAACTGACTGTGCATGTAGTCTCGGTAGAGTTTAACTCCAGGGTGTATCAATTTTTGAGTTATACAAGTTCTGAGGCCTATGATGATTTTGAACCCGCATTTGATGGTGTGTCACTCTCTTTTGATGAACTGAGTGATCCGTCAATACTGAATATTGAGCCTGTTCGCCTGCGGATTGAAAGAACATCAGAGTCCGCACTGTTCCGCAATCTGCTTCCCGGAACCCTGCCAATGGATATTACACCCGAGGAGATTGCCATTTTGAACCAGGTAAATCTGGACGAGCGGATTGAAGCGGGCACCTTTATTAAAATTCCAACTCAATAA
- the atpA gene encoding F0F1 ATP synthase subunit alpha, which produces MSQVRPDEVSAILRKQLSGFESEADVYDMGTVLEVGDGIARVYGLSKVQAGELVELPDSIDSEGQPVRGMVLNLEEDNVGIVLFGSSSVVEEGHTVKRTKSIASLNVGDGILGRVIDPLGRPLDGQGEITGDTIESPLERKAPGVIYREPVSEPLQTGIKAIDSLIPIGRGQRELIIGDRQTGKTAVAIDTIINQKNTQQTDKPVFCIYVAVGQKGSTVASIVNTLKEYGAMDYTVVVSAPASSSAPMRYIAPFAGAAIGEYFRDTGRHALVIYDDLSKQAVAYRELSLLLRRPPGREAYPGDVFYLHSRLLERAAKIIDNDEVAKMMNNVPESLMPKVKGGGSLTALPVIETQAGDVSAYIPTNVISITDGQIFLDTDLFNSGVRPAIDVGISVSRVGGSAQVKSMKKLSGTLKLDLAQYRELEAFAKFGSDLDAATQRQLKRGERTVELMKQGEYQPLPVEQQIALLKVNSEGILDKLPVTKIQAFESMFLETLSVRFSKKLDALADSGVLDDAFGEEIIETANTTVDQLMAEVEA; this is translated from the coding sequence ATGAGTCAAGTCAGACCAGACGAAGTTTCGGCCATTTTACGAAAACAGCTTTCCGGATTTGAATCTGAAGCCGATGTTTACGATATGGGTACCGTTTTGGAAGTGGGTGACGGTATCGCCAGGGTATACGGCCTGTCGAAAGTACAGGCGGGTGAACTGGTTGAGCTTCCCGATTCCATTGACAGTGAAGGCCAGCCGGTGCGGGGTATGGTACTTAACCTTGAAGAGGACAATGTGGGTATTGTACTCTTTGGTTCCTCGAGCGTTGTTGAGGAAGGTCATACCGTAAAGCGTACAAAAAGTATTGCATCACTTAATGTTGGTGACGGTATTCTGGGACGTGTTATTGACCCGTTGGGTCGTCCGCTTGACGGACAGGGAGAAATCACGGGCGATACTATAGAATCACCGCTTGAAAGAAAAGCTCCGGGCGTAATCTACCGGGAACCGGTAAGTGAGCCGCTTCAGACCGGTATCAAGGCTATCGACTCCTTAATCCCCATCGGGCGAGGTCAGCGTGAGTTGATTATTGGTGACCGTCAAACCGGTAAAACGGCGGTAGCTATCGATACGATAATTAACCAAAAAAATACACAGCAAACGGACAAGCCTGTATTTTGTATTTACGTGGCCGTAGGTCAGAAAGGATCCACCGTTGCGTCTATTGTGAATACCCTGAAAGAGTATGGTGCCATGGATTATACCGTGGTTGTATCCGCACCTGCCAGTAGTTCTGCTCCGATGCGCTACATTGCACCCTTTGCCGGTGCCGCGATTGGTGAGTACTTCAGGGATACCGGACGACACGCCCTTGTAATTTATGATGACCTCTCAAAGCAGGCTGTTGCCTATCGTGAACTCTCCCTGCTGCTGAGACGTCCACCGGGACGTGAAGCGTATCCGGGTGACGTATTTTATCTGCACAGCCGCCTTCTGGAAAGAGCGGCCAAAATCATCGACAATGATGAAGTGGCGAAAATGATGAATAACGTTCCGGAAAGCCTGATGCCCAAAGTGAAGGGCGGTGGGTCTTTGACGGCCTTGCCGGTTATTGAAACGCAGGCGGGCGACGTTTCAGCGTATATTCCGACCAACGTAATTTCGATTACTGACGGTCAGATCTTTCTGGATACGGATCTTTTCAACAGCGGTGTACGGCCTGCCATTGACGTGGGTATTTCCGTATCGCGTGTGGGTGGTTCTGCACAGGTGAAGTCGATGAAGAAACTGTCTGGTACGCTGAAGCTGGATCTTGCACAGTACCGTGAACTGGAGGCGTTTGCCAAATTCGGTTCAGACCTGGACGCTGCTACCCAGCGCCAGCTGAAGCGGGGTGAGAGAACGGTGGAACTGATGAAACAGGGCGAATACCAGCCGCTGCCTGTCGAGCAGCAGATTGCTCTGCTGAAAGTTAACAGTGAAGGTATCCTTGATAAGCTTCCTGTAACCAAAATTCAGGCGTTCGAATCGATGTTTCTTGAAACACTCAGTGTGCGTTTCTCCAAGAAACTGGATGCACTGGCCGACAGCGGGGTTCTGGATGATGCGTTTGGAGAAGAGATCATCGAGACTGCCAATACAACCGTAGATCAATTGATGGCAGAGGTTGAGGCATAA
- a CDS encoding AtpZ/AtpI family protein produces MSFGTEIAVAVGAPILLGYWLDTVFDTSPYLTLSGVLLAVILFILMLIRLIRKLNEE; encoded by the coding sequence GTGTCATTCGGCACTGAGATTGCTGTTGCAGTGGGTGCCCCGATACTATTGGGTTACTGGCTCGATACAGTTTTTGATACATCACCCTATCTTACACTTTCAGGGGTGCTGTTGGCGGTGATTTTGTTCATACTCATGCTGATCCGTCTTATTCGAAAACTAAACGAAGAATAA
- the purB gene encoding adenylosuccinate lyase, whose protein sequence is MIDRYSRKEMTDIWSERNQFQAWLDVELAACKAWSRIGKIPESDVEKLYEKASFDIDRIHEIEKETRHDVVAFTRAVSETLGDEKKWVHYGLTSTDVVDTANGFRLKQANSLLRKGLERFSEALAEKAKEHKFTVMMGRTHGVHAEPTTFGLKCALWYAEMQRNMERFEMAAEGVEFGKLSGAVGTFAHIPPEVEKLTCEFLGLKPAPVSTQTLQRDRHAFYMATLALIGGTLEKIAVEIRHLQRTELREAEEFFSKGQKGSSAMPHKRNPISSENITGCSRVLRGYMMSAYENVPLWHERDISHSSVERIILPDATILLDYMLHRFSGVIEKLMVYPENMLQNMEKTHGLVFSQRLLLMLIEKGLSRERAYDTVQPLAMKAWEEKRPFRELVQSDSVISRNLSSDEIEEAFNTDHHTRRVDEIFRRAGL, encoded by the coding sequence ATGATTGATCGATATTCCAGAAAAGAGATGACCGATATCTGGAGTGAGCGTAACCAGTTTCAGGCATGGCTCGATGTTGAACTGGCAGCTTGCAAGGCGTGGAGCCGGATTGGAAAAATTCCTGAATCAGATGTTGAGAAACTCTACGAAAAGGCTTCCTTTGATATCGACAGGATCCATGAAATTGAAAAGGAGACACGTCACGATGTGGTTGCCTTTACGCGTGCTGTATCGGAAACGCTGGGTGATGAGAAAAAATGGGTTCACTACGGATTAACATCCACAGATGTTGTGGATACTGCAAACGGATTTCGGCTGAAACAGGCAAACAGTCTTCTGCGGAAGGGTTTGGAGAGGTTTTCGGAAGCACTCGCTGAAAAGGCAAAAGAGCACAAGTTTACCGTAATGATGGGCCGCACGCACGGTGTGCATGCTGAACCAACCACTTTCGGACTCAAGTGCGCCCTCTGGTATGCTGAGATGCAGCGGAATATGGAGCGATTTGAGATGGCTGCAGAAGGCGTCGAATTCGGAAAATTGTCGGGAGCGGTAGGTACGTTTGCGCATATACCACCCGAAGTTGAGAAACTGACGTGTGAATTTTTAGGCCTGAAACCTGCACCGGTTTCCACACAAACGCTTCAGCGCGACCGGCATGCCTTCTACATGGCTACCCTGGCACTGATTGGCGGCACCCTCGAAAAAATTGCCGTCGAAATCCGTCATCTTCAGCGAACGGAGCTGCGCGAAGCAGAAGAGTTTTTCAGCAAAGGCCAAAAGGGTTCATCGGCTATGCCTCACAAACGAAACCCGATCAGCTCGGAAAACATCACCGGCTGTTCACGTGTTTTGAGGGGGTACATGATGTCTGCATATGAGAATGTACCGCTATGGCATGAACGGGATATTTCACACTCCTCCGTTGAGAGGATTATACTCCCGGATGCAACGATATTGCTTGATTACATGCTTCACAGGTTTTCCGGTGTGATTGAGAAGCTGATGGTGTATCCTGAGAATATGCTTCAGAATATGGAAAAAACGCACGGTCTTGTATTCTCCCAAAGACTTCTGTTGATGCTTATTGAAAAAGGATTATCCCGTGAACGGGCATACGATACAGTGCAGCCCCTGGCAATGAAAGCATGGGAGGAGAAACGGCCATTCAGAGAGTTGGTCCAATCGGATAGTGTAATCAGCCGGAATCTCAGCTCTGATGAAATCGAGGAAGCTTTCAATACGGACCACCATACCCGCAGGGTGGACGAAATCTTCAGGCGGGCAGGATTGTAA
- the atpH gene encoding ATP synthase F1 subunit delta has protein sequence MVSKAARRYANALLVTAIEQDMLEDIKEDMELIHETIAGSSELSLFLKSPIIRNDVKKSALEMIFDDKVQQLTSSLIAILSDKSREGLLFGISEGFMKLYNEHHNIIEVDVETAFELNEAQQTSLKNELETVTGKTIKMRIEKNEDLIGGLSVRIEDTVYDGSAKYKLNQLKRKFTTAVE, from the coding sequence ATGGTTTCCAAAGCAGCTCGCAGATACGCCAATGCCCTTCTTGTTACAGCCATCGAGCAGGATATGCTTGAGGATATCAAGGAAGATATGGAGTTAATTCATGAGACCATTGCAGGTTCCTCGGAACTCTCCCTGTTTCTGAAGAGCCCGATCATCAGGAATGATGTCAAGAAATCGGCACTCGAGATGATATTTGACGACAAGGTTCAGCAACTGACTTCCAGCCTCATTGCTATCCTTTCTGATAAGAGCCGGGAAGGACTGCTTTTCGGCATAAGCGAAGGATTTATGAAGCTCTATAATGAGCATCACAATATCATTGAGGTGGATGTTGAAACAGCATTTGAGCTCAACGAGGCACAGCAAACAAGCCTGAAAAACGAATTGGAAACCGTTACAGGCAAAACCATTAAAATGCGGATCGAAAAAAATGAAGACCTCATTGGAGGTCTCTCTGTCCGCATTGAAGATACCGTTTACGACGGTTCAGCCAAGTATAAATTAAATCAGCTTAAACGAAAGTTTACTACTGCTGTAGAATAA
- the atpF gene encoding F0F1 ATP synthase subunit B gives MLHFLAGGGGLLSFNTGFGIWVAISTLVFLFLMNKYLVPPIMKALNERETRIKDSLESAEKALAKAEQVSKDNEKALREAEQKAQKIRKQALEDAELMRSEKIEKAKEEAEKILENARTTIEQEKQKALVELRNEVSELAINAASMIMKSELDQAKNKKLVDSFINDLSKQN, from the coding sequence ATGCTACACTTTTTGGCAGGTGGAGGGGGACTTCTCTCATTTAATACAGGATTTGGAATCTGGGTGGCAATTTCCACTCTGGTGTTTCTGTTTTTGATGAATAAATACCTGGTTCCCCCCATCATGAAAGCACTGAATGAGCGGGAAACGAGGATCAAGGACTCTCTTGAATCTGCCGAAAAAGCTCTTGCTAAAGCAGAGCAGGTCTCAAAAGACAATGAGAAAGCACTGCGGGAAGCAGAACAAAAGGCACAAAAAATTCGCAAGCAGGCTTTGGAAGACGCAGAGCTGATGCGATCTGAAAAGATCGAAAAAGCAAAAGAGGAAGCTGAAAAGATTCTTGAAAATGCGCGAACAACCATCGAGCAGGAGAAGCAAAAAGCACTTGTTGAATTGCGGAATGAAGTGTCGGAACTGGCAATTAATGCGGCTTCGATGATTATGAAATCAGAGCTGGATCAGGCAAAGAATAAAAAACTGGTTGATTCATTCATCAACGACCTGTCTAAACAGAACTGA
- a CDS encoding bactofilin family protein yields MFNNKNDNKVNGTQSSQSPALNMVSEGTTFKGTIDSSNDIRIAGVVEGEAITKGKLIITSSGVVNGDSRVGDADVAGKVEGTLHVGGKLNLRQSAVVNGDVYTKTLIVEEGAQINGACRMGTEGKTSSSAGSTVSKLGADSKERTESK; encoded by the coding sequence ATGTTTAACAATAAAAACGACAATAAAGTGAACGGAACACAATCATCTCAATCACCAGCACTGAACATGGTCAGTGAGGGAACGACATTCAAAGGTACCATCGATTCATCCAACGACATTCGCATAGCCGGTGTGGTTGAAGGTGAAGCCATAACAAAAGGAAAGCTTATTATCACCTCTTCCGGTGTGGTAAACGGCGATTCAAGGGTAGGAGATGCTGACGTAGCCGGTAAAGTGGAAGGCACCCTGCACGTGGGAGGCAAACTCAATTTGCGGCAATCTGCAGTGGTAAATGGTGATGTGTACACGAAAACACTGATCGTTGAAGAAGGCGCGCAGATTAACGGAGCTTGCAGAATGGGGACTGAGGGCAAAACATCATCTTCCGCCGGTTCCACTGTTTCAAAATTGGGCGCCGATTCCAAGGAAAGAACAGAGAGTAAATAA
- the atpB gene encoding F0F1 ATP synthase subunit A, whose product MTQIVRRVVAAVLFLLVLNPVLLAADQTDSESEEPVIDVMGKVADHDYFETAVGKIYLPRILFVGSTPYFYSSTKSMLESGEFTETEQGLMRADGAMITLDMSITSHLVYVWLGLLFTLFITLWAGRKYRSGTGRETEPKGVLFNMFEVVFVFIRDDIAKEFIPHNKYEKYVPYLFTIFMAIGFMNMVGLLPWAAVATADLTVTATLAAITFFITQFSGTKDHWQHVFVFPGVPAWTRIILTPVEIIGLFTKPFALAIRLFANMLSGKIMIISILGLIFIFTDMFGAAIGATSGIVWVALTAAIYFLKALVALIQAYVFTLLSAVFIGMAAEEHHHEHDETSVAHAQDVQIQ is encoded by the coding sequence ATGACCCAAATTGTGCGCCGAGTTGTTGCCGCTGTACTGTTCTTACTGGTGCTTAATCCTGTTTTACTGGCTGCCGATCAAACTGATTCCGAGAGTGAAGAGCCCGTTATAGATGTGATGGGCAAAGTGGCTGATCATGACTATTTTGAAACGGCGGTCGGCAAAATCTATCTTCCCAGAATTCTTTTTGTAGGTTCTACTCCCTATTTCTACTCCAGTACAAAGAGTATGCTCGAATCCGGCGAATTCACGGAGACCGAGCAGGGGCTGATGCGTGCAGATGGTGCAATGATCACTTTAGACATGTCGATTACATCACATCTGGTTTACGTATGGTTGGGCCTGCTTTTTACGCTATTCATTACTTTATGGGCAGGTAGAAAATACAGGTCAGGTACCGGTCGCGAAACCGAACCCAAAGGTGTATTGTTTAATATGTTTGAGGTGGTATTCGTCTTTATTCGAGACGACATCGCCAAGGAGTTCATACCGCACAATAAGTATGAGAAGTATGTGCCGTACCTGTTTACCATCTTTATGGCCATTGGCTTTATGAATATGGTAGGTCTTCTGCCATGGGCCGCAGTGGCAACCGCTGATCTTACCGTAACGGCTACTCTGGCCGCAATCACTTTCTTTATCACTCAGTTCAGCGGAACGAAAGATCACTGGCAGCACGTATTTGTATTTCCCGGAGTGCCTGCCTGGACGAGAATCATCTTAACGCCCGTTGAAATTATCGGGTTGTTTACCAAGCCGTTTGCCCTGGCTATTCGTCTTTTTGCCAACATGCTCTCCGGTAAGATCATGATCATCAGTATTCTGGGGCTGATCTTTATCTTTACGGACATGTTTGGGGCGGCGATCGGTGCAACCTCAGGGATTGTTTGGGTTGCTCTGACAGCGGCCATCTATTTCCTGAAAGCATTGGTTGCTCTGATTCAGGCATATGTATTTACGCTTCTTTCAGCGGTTTTCATCGGTATGGCTGCAGAGGAGCATCATCACGAACATGATGAAACGTCGGTTGCTCATGCACAGGACGTACAAATTCAATAA
- a CDS encoding ATP synthase F0 subunit C yields MGFLAAGIGAGIIAVGAGIGIGMIGKGATESIARQPEAAGDIRGAMLLTAVFIEGVALIGAIVCLLLALGIGQ; encoded by the coding sequence ATGGGTTTTTTAGCAGCAGGCATTGGTGCCGGAATCATTGCAGTCGGTGCAGGTATCGGAATCGGAATGATCGGTAAAGGTGCTACAGAAAGTATTGCAAGACAACCTGAAGCGGCCGGCGACATCCGCGGTGCCATGCTTCTTACCGCTGTATTCATTGAGGGTGTTGCACTTATCGGTGCGATTGTATGCCTTCTCCTTGCACTCGGCATTGGCCAGTAA
- the guaB gene encoding IMP dehydrogenase codes for MNNSSPFSRITRQGLTYDDVLLVPNHSKVLPRNVDTSVQLTPTLRLNVPIFSAAMDTVSEYRMAIALAREGGIAMLHKNMTIEEQAEHVRLVKRSESGMIVDPVTLPADATVKDARALMQKHKIGGIPIVESDNRLIGIVTNRDLRFEHYVDKKLGTIMTSENLVTAKENTNLEEAEEILQRYKVEKLPIVDSKNILVGLITFKDIEKKMNFPNACKDDMGRLRVGAAVGVTPDTMDRVNALVDSGVDIITVDTAHGHSSGVIDMVRTIKSAYKDLNVVGGNIATRSAAEALVEAGADVVKVGVGPGSICTTRVVTGVGVPQLSAVMEISEFTSKKGIGLIADGGIKQTGDIPKAVAGGADAVMMGSMFAGVDESPGETIIYESRKYKSYRGMGSLSAMSRGSKDRYFQDVEDDLRKLVPEGIEGRVPYKGYLSEVVHQMIGGLRAAMGYVGAANIDELKNSEFVQISAASYRESHPHSVQITKEAPNYSV; via the coding sequence ATGAACAACTCTTCTCCTTTCTCAAGGATAACCCGCCAGGGGTTAACCTACGATGATGTATTGCTTGTACCCAATCATTCCAAAGTATTGCCCCGCAATGTGGATACGTCCGTGCAGCTTACACCAACGCTCAGGCTGAATGTGCCCATTTTCAGCGCGGCCATGGACACCGTTTCCGAATACAGGATGGCTATTGCGCTTGCAAGGGAGGGTGGAATTGCCATGCTCCATAAGAATATGACAATCGAGGAACAGGCCGAACATGTACGGCTTGTGAAACGGAGCGAAAGCGGAATGATCGTGGACCCTGTAACCCTGCCGGCAGACGCCACCGTCAAAGATGCCAGGGCATTGATGCAAAAGCATAAAATTGGCGGAATTCCCATTGTTGAGAGCGACAACCGCCTGATAGGAATTGTGACCAACAGGGATCTGCGTTTTGAACATTACGTAGATAAAAAGCTGGGAACCATCATGACCAGCGAAAACCTGGTAACGGCCAAGGAGAATACCAATTTGGAGGAGGCGGAAGAAATTCTGCAGAGGTATAAAGTTGAAAAGCTGCCAATCGTTGACAGTAAAAATATTCTGGTCGGCCTGATCACCTTTAAAGACATTGAGAAAAAGATGAATTTTCCCAACGCCTGCAAAGACGATATGGGAAGACTACGCGTGGGAGCTGCGGTTGGCGTAACGCCTGATACCATGGATAGGGTAAATGCCCTGGTCGATTCCGGTGTGGATATTATAACGGTGGATACGGCCCACGGCCACTCAAGCGGCGTAATCGATATGGTTCGAACCATTAAATCTGCTTATAAAGATCTGAACGTGGTAGGAGGCAACATTGCCACCCGATCGGCAGCCGAAGCTCTTGTAGAAGCGGGGGCTGACGTGGTGAAAGTAGGGGTTGGGCCCGGATCGATTTGTACCACACGGGTTGTAACCGGTGTAGGGGTTCCGCAGCTTTCGGCCGTGATGGAAATATCAGAATTCACTTCCAAAAAGGGGATTGGTCTCATTGCTGATGGCGGGATCAAACAAACAGGTGATATTCCCAAAGCAGTGGCCGGCGGAGCGGATGCGGTGATGATGGGTTCCATGTTTGCCGGTGTGGATGAAAGTCCCGGGGAAACGATTATTTACGAATCCCGCAAGTATAAATCATACAGAGGTATGGGCAGCCTCAGTGCCATGAGCAGAGGGTCGAAAGACCGGTATTTTCAGGATGTAGAGGACGATCTGAGAAAACTGGTGCCTGAAGGTATCGAAGGCAGGGTGCCTTACAAAGGCTATCTGAGTGAAGTGGTTCACCAGATGATCGGAGGCCTTCGTGCAGCTATGGGCTATGTTGGTGCTGCCAATATCGATGAGCTGAAAAACTCTGAATTTGTCCAGATATCGGCAGCCAGTTACCGGGAAAGCCACCCTCATTCAGTTCAGATTACCAAGGAGGCTCCCAACTATTCTGTCTAA
- a CDS encoding M23 family metallopeptidase, whose translation MWDFLRKIFSERDGDVTVVVIDEQDPNGSSSFKLRAADLVKLALLVVMISVTITIVMFFATPLGSLYQHQQDADLRQSVLDISDRVIALQDSLEARDSQLANMREVLRGSRDTTFAVNNSELQMQDNEVVSVSAGEDLVQAYEMLSQNEIILSGNVGSTSDFPADAPLQGTLTQGYDASVGHYGLDIAARPGTEFRVLADGTVIDHGWSVNYGYIVYVQHAGGIISVYKHGARLSKQKGDFVLKGDILGVIGDTGVVSSGSHLHLEIWKNGVPQNPSMYLLN comes from the coding sequence ATGTGGGATTTTCTGAGAAAAATTTTTTCCGAGCGTGACGGAGACGTAACCGTTGTGGTTATTGATGAACAGGATCCAAATGGGTCCAGCTCATTTAAATTGAGAGCGGCTGATCTTGTAAAACTGGCGCTGCTTGTGGTGATGATTTCGGTGACTATCACGATAGTCATGTTTTTTGCGACGCCTCTCGGATCTCTCTATCAGCACCAGCAAGACGCCGACCTGAGACAGAGTGTCCTTGATATCAGCGATAGGGTTATAGCATTGCAGGATTCGCTGGAGGCAAGAGACAGCCAGCTAGCAAATATGAGAGAAGTACTTCGGGGCTCGCGAGACACCACATTTGCGGTGAACAACAGTGAACTCCAGATGCAGGATAATGAAGTTGTTTCTGTTTCGGCTGGCGAGGATCTTGTACAGGCTTATGAGATGCTGTCGCAAAATGAAATTATTCTTTCCGGAAATGTTGGCAGTACGTCCGACTTCCCCGCAGACGCACCTTTGCAGGGTACCCTCACTCAGGGATATGATGCATCGGTTGGCCACTATGGATTGGATATTGCAGCACGACCGGGTACGGAATTCAGGGTTCTGGCAGACGGTACCGTTATTGACCACGGCTGGTCGGTGAACTATGGCTATATTGTATATGTACAACATGCGGGCGGTATCATCAGCGTCTACAAACACGGTGCAAGATTATCGAAACAAAAAGGGGATTTTGTTTTAAAAGGTGATATTCTGGGCGTGATTGGCGATACGGGAGTGGTTAGCTCCGGTTCTCACCTTCACCTCGAAATCTGGAAAAACGGCGTTCCCCAGAATCCATCAATGTATCTGCTTAACTGA